A single genomic interval of Zingiber officinale cultivar Zhangliang chromosome 4A, Zo_v1.1, whole genome shotgun sequence harbors:
- the LOC121969380 gene encoding uncharacterized protein LOC121969380 has translation MDRRPSAERLQAGEQRGVFHFTHPFHMLTQVDSPYLFTCAGCKEYGAGSRFRCQTCCGFDLHDFCALAPPALRHHPFHPDHQLAFFAKTGGGFLRPRSCDVCGRAARGFAFRCTAASCGFEMHPCCAAMRAEMNFPALHQHPLALALSPPAAAAACGLCQRKRSGLAYRCAACGYSLHAACAKDSVNGLLAHGFRSPPEKPSKLGAAARVATQALFGIIGGLIEGIGEGIGEAFVDSIGRGTTIRGDVIEEK, from the exons ATGGATCGTCGGCCCTCGGCAGAGAGGTTGCAGGCCGGGGAACAGAGAGGGGTCTTCCACTTCACCCACCCCTTCCACATGCTCACCCAAGTCGATTCGCCCTACCTCTTCACCTGCGCCGGCTGCAAGGAGTACGGCGCCGGCAGCCGCTTCCGGTGCCAGACTTGCTGCGGCTTCGACCTGCACGACTTCTGCGCCCTCGCTCCTCCGGCTCTGCGGCACCATCCCTTCCACCCCGACCACCAGCTCGCCTTCTTCGCCAAAACAG GCGGCGGGTTTCTTCGTCCGAGGTCATGCGACGTCTGCGGCAGAGCCGCCAGGGGCTTCGCCTTCCGGTGCACCGCCGCCTCGTGCGGCTTCGAGATGCACCCCTGTTGCGCCGCGATGCGCGCGGAGATGAACTTCCCGGCGCTGCATCAGCACCCGCTGGCGCTGGCCCTCTCGccgccggcggcggcggcggcttgCGGTCTGTGCCAGAGGAAGAGGTCCGGCCTGGCGTACCGGTGCGCGGCGTGCGGGTACTCTCTGCACGCGGCCTGCGCCAAGGACTCGGTGAACGGGCTGCTCGCCCACGGGTTCAGGTCGCCGCCGGAGAAGCCCAGCAAGCTCGGCGCGGCGGCGAGGGTGGCGACGCAGGCTCTGTTCGGGATCATCGGGGGGTTGATCGAGGGGATCGGAGAAGGAATCGGGGAGGCCTTCGTCGACAGCATTGGAAGAGGTACGACCATCAGAGGTGACGTCATCGAGGAGAAGTAA